The following is a genomic window from Bacillus sp. FJAT-52991.
TATACACGTAAACCAGTGTTAAAAAATATTTCTTTTTCGATTGAAAAAGAGAGTATTGTTGGGTTAATTGGTTTAAATGGAGCGGGAAAAAGTACCACCATTAAACATATCATTGGGTTGATGGAGCCGAAGCAAGGAAGCGTATTAATTAATGGCCATACGCTGCAGGAAGGGCCTGAAAAGTATCGTCAACAGTTTTCTTATATTCCAGAAACACCTATTCTATATGAAGAATTAACACTAGAAGAGCATATGAAGCTAACAGCGATGGCTTACGGATTGAGTGAAGCAGAGTATAAACAACGAATGGGTCCTTTGCTGAAAGAATTTCGCCTACAAGAGAAAATGAATTGGTTCCCGGCTCATTTTTCTAAAGGAATGAAGCAAAAGGTGATGAT
Proteins encoded in this region:
- a CDS encoding ABC transporter ATP-binding protein; amino-acid sequence: MSLLKINDLVGGYTRKPVLKNISFSIEKESIVGLIGLNGAGKSTTIKHIIGLMEPKQGSVLINGHTLQEGPEKYRQQFSYIPETPILYEELTLEEHMKLTAMAYGLSEAEYKQRMGPLLKEFRLQEKMNWFPAHFSKGMKQKVMIMSAFLTEPSLYIIDEPFVGLDPLGIQSLLEWMNKMRDNGAGILMSTHILATAEKYCDSFIILHNGEIRAQGTIEELREQFHLTDASLDDIYIQLTKEEE